The Streptomyces sp. NBC_01353 genome contains a region encoding:
- the thyX gene encoding FAD-dependent thymidylate synthase — MTDTPAADLKPSFRSDVTVELVKHSAADSDVLWAARVSTAGEQSLDELQKDPERSKGLINYLMRDRHGSPFEHNSMTFFISAPIFVFREFMRHRVGWSYNEESGRYRELEPVFYVPHASRKLVQEGRPGKYVFVEGSEAQQELTGRVMEDSYIQAYAAYQEMLAAGVAREVARAVLPVGLFSSMYATCNARSLMHFLGLRTQHELAKVPSFPQREIEMVGEKMEQHWAQLMPLTYAAFNKNGRVAP, encoded by the coding sequence GTGACCGACACCCCCGCAGCAGACCTCAAGCCCAGCTTCCGCAGCGATGTGACCGTCGAGCTGGTGAAGCACAGCGCCGCCGACTCGGACGTGCTGTGGGCGGCCCGCGTCTCCACGGCGGGGGAGCAGTCGCTCGACGAGCTGCAGAAGGACCCCGAGCGGTCCAAGGGGCTCATCAACTACCTGATGCGGGACCGGCACGGCAGCCCCTTCGAGCACAACTCGATGACCTTCTTCATCAGCGCCCCGATCTTCGTGTTCCGCGAGTTCATGCGCCACCGCGTCGGCTGGTCGTACAACGAGGAATCGGGTCGCTACAGGGAGCTGGAGCCGGTCTTCTACGTTCCCCACGCCTCCCGGAAGCTGGTCCAGGAGGGCCGCCCGGGCAAGTACGTCTTCGTCGAGGGCAGCGAGGCCCAGCAGGAGCTGACCGGCCGCGTCATGGAGGACTCGTACATCCAGGCGTACGCGGCCTACCAGGAGATGCTCGCCGCCGGCGTCGCCCGCGAGGTCGCCCGCGCGGTCCTGCCCGTCGGCCTCTTCTCCTCGATGTACGCCACGTGCAACGCACGCTCGCTGATGCACTTCCTCGGCCTGCGCACGCAGCACGAGCTGGCCAAGGTGCCGTCCTTCCCGCAGCGGGAGATCGAGATGGTCGGCGAGAAGATGGAGCAGCACTGGGCGCAGCTCATGCCGCTGACCTATGCCGCGTTCAACAAGAACGGCCGTGTGGCCCCTTAA
- a CDS encoding pitrilysin family protein, which yields MTSRSSRVTARPSSEGRAVARTQTLLPGKDGIGTVRRTTLPGGLRIVTETLPSVRSATFGIWANVGSRDETPTLNGATHYLEHLLFKGTARRSALDISSALDAVGGEMNAFTAKEYTCYYARVLDTDLPLAIDVVCDMLTGSLILEEDVDAERGVILEEIAMTEDDPGDVVHDLFAQTMFGDTPLGRPVLGTVDTINALDRGRIARFYKKHYDPTHLVVAAAGNIDHATVVRQVRRAFERAGALSRTDAGPVAPRDGRRTIRTAGRVEVLGRKTEQAHVVLGMPGLARTDERRWALGVLNTALGGGMSSRLFQEVREKRGLAYSVYSYTSGFADCGLFGVYAGCRPNQVHDVLKICRDELDKVASDGLTDDEITRAIGQLSGSTVLGLEDTGALMNRIGKSELCWGTQMSVDDMLARIASVTPDEVREVARDVLGLRPSLSVIGPLKDKQAARLHESVS from the coding sequence GTGACGTCCCGTAGTTCCCGTGTGACGGCCCGCCCCTCTTCGGAGGGGCGGGCCGTCGCCCGTACCCAAACGCTTCTCCCGGGCAAGGACGGCATCGGCACCGTCCGCCGCACCACCCTCCCCGGCGGCCTGCGGATTGTCACCGAGACACTGCCCTCCGTGCGCTCCGCCACCTTCGGCATCTGGGCGAACGTCGGCTCCCGCGACGAGACGCCCACGCTCAACGGCGCCACGCACTATCTGGAGCACCTCCTCTTCAAGGGCACCGCGCGACGCAGCGCCCTCGACATCTCCTCCGCGCTCGACGCGGTCGGCGGCGAGATGAACGCCTTCACGGCGAAGGAGTACACCTGCTACTACGCGCGGGTGCTCGACACCGACCTGCCGCTCGCGATCGACGTGGTCTGCGACATGCTGACCGGCTCGCTCATCCTCGAAGAGGACGTGGATGCCGAGCGCGGCGTCATCCTCGAAGAGATCGCGATGACCGAGGACGACCCGGGCGACGTCGTGCACGACCTGTTCGCGCAGACCATGTTCGGCGACACCCCGCTGGGCCGCCCGGTCCTCGGCACGGTCGACACGATCAACGCCCTCGACCGCGGCCGGATCGCCCGCTTCTACAAGAAGCACTACGACCCGACCCATCTGGTCGTCGCCGCCGCGGGCAACATCGACCACGCCACGGTGGTACGCCAGGTCCGCCGCGCCTTCGAGAGGGCCGGCGCCCTCTCCCGTACGGACGCCGGCCCGGTCGCCCCGCGCGACGGCCGACGCACGATCCGCACCGCGGGCCGCGTCGAGGTCCTGGGCCGCAAGACCGAGCAGGCGCACGTGGTCCTCGGTATGCCGGGTCTGGCCCGCACCGACGAGCGCCGCTGGGCGCTCGGCGTGCTGAACACGGCACTCGGCGGCGGCATGTCCTCCCGTCTCTTCCAGGAGGTCCGCGAGAAGCGCGGCCTGGCCTACAGCGTGTACTCGTACACCTCGGGCTTCGCCGACTGCGGCCTCTTCGGCGTGTACGCGGGCTGCCGCCCCAACCAGGTCCACGACGTGCTGAAGATCTGCCGGGACGAGCTCGACAAGGTCGCCTCCGACGGACTGACCGACGACGAGATCACCCGCGCCATCGGCCAGCTCTCCGGCTCGACCGTGCTCGGCCTGGAGGACACTGGCGCGCTGATGAACCGCATCGGCAAGAGCGAGCTGTGCTGGGGCACCCAGATGTCCGTCGACGACATGCTCGCCCGGATCGCCTCGGTCACCCCGGACGAGGTCCGCGAGGTCGCCCGTGATGTGCTCGGACTGCGCCCCTCGCTGTCCGTCATAGGGCCGCTGAAGGACAAGCAGGCGGCACGCCTGCACGAATCCGTCTCCTAG
- the dapA gene encoding 4-hydroxy-tetrahydrodipicolinate synthase, giving the protein MAPISTPQTPFGRVLTAMVTPFTADGALDLDGAQRLAAHLVDAGNDGLVINGTTGESPTTSDAEKSELVRAVLDAVGDRAHVVAGIGTNDTHHSIELARTAERDGAHGLLAVTPYYNKPPQEGLYRHFSAIADATELPVMLYDIPGRSGVPIDTETIVRLAEHPRIVANKDAKGDLGRASWAIARSGLAWYSGDDMLNLPLLSVGACGFVSVVGHVVTPELRALLDAYLNGEVQKATEIHQRLLPIYTGMFRTQGVMTTKAALALRGLPAGPLRLPLVELSPEETAQLKLDLAAGGVQL; this is encoded by the coding sequence ATGGCTCCGATCTCCACTCCGCAGACCCCCTTCGGGCGGGTCCTCACCGCCATGGTCACGCCCTTCACGGCTGACGGCGCACTCGACCTCGACGGTGCCCAGCGACTCGCCGCCCATCTGGTGGACGCAGGCAACGACGGCCTCGTCATCAACGGCACCACCGGCGAGTCCCCGACCACCAGCGACGCGGAGAAATCGGAGCTGGTACGAGCCGTACTGGACGCGGTCGGCGACCGCGCCCATGTCGTCGCCGGCATCGGCACCAACGACACCCACCACTCCATCGAGCTCGCCCGCACCGCCGAACGCGACGGCGCGCACGGCCTGCTCGCCGTCACGCCGTACTACAACAAGCCCCCGCAAGAGGGCCTGTACCGGCACTTCTCGGCCATCGCCGACGCCACCGAGCTCCCGGTGATGCTCTACGACATCCCCGGCCGCAGCGGCGTCCCGATCGACACCGAGACGATCGTCCGCCTCGCCGAGCACCCCCGGATCGTCGCCAACAAGGACGCCAAGGGCGACCTCGGCCGCGCCAGCTGGGCCATCGCCCGATCCGGCCTCGCCTGGTACTCCGGCGACGACATGCTGAACCTGCCGCTGCTCTCCGTGGGCGCCTGCGGCTTCGTCTCCGTCGTCGGCCACGTCGTGACCCCCGAGCTGCGCGCACTCCTGGACGCCTACCTGAACGGCGAGGTCCAGAAGGCCACCGAGATCCACCAGCGGCTCCTGCCGATCTACACGGGCATGTTCCGCACACAGGGCGTCATGACCACCAAGGCCGCCCTCGCCCTGCGAGGACTCCCGGCCGGTCCGCTGCGCCTGCCCCTCGTGGAGCTTTCCCCGGAGGAAACCGCCCAGCTCAAGCTCGATCTCGCCGCAGGCGGGGTACAGCTGTAA
- the dapB gene encoding 4-hydroxy-tetrahydrodipicolinate reductase, translated as MSKLRVAVLGAQGRIGSEAVRAVEAAEDMELVAALGRGDKLETLVDAGAQVAVELTTPASVMDNLDYCVSHGIHAVVGTTGWTEDRLAQLNTWLAASPETGVLIAPNFSIGAVLTMKFAQIAAPYFESVEVVELHHPNKVDAPSGTATRTAQLIAAARAEAGLGAQPDATATALDGARGADVDGVPVHAVRLRGLLAHQEVLLGGEGETLTVRHDSLHHSSFMPGILLGARRVVTTPGLTFGLEHFLDLG; from the coding sequence ATGAGCAAGCTGCGCGTGGCGGTCCTCGGAGCACAGGGCCGTATCGGCTCCGAGGCGGTACGGGCCGTCGAGGCCGCCGAGGACATGGAACTGGTCGCGGCGCTGGGCCGCGGCGACAAGCTGGAGACGCTCGTCGACGCGGGTGCCCAGGTCGCGGTCGAACTGACCACCCCGGCCTCGGTGATGGACAACCTCGACTACTGCGTGAGCCACGGCATCCACGCGGTCGTGGGCACCACCGGCTGGACCGAGGACCGCCTCGCGCAGCTGAACACCTGGCTCGCCGCCTCCCCGGAGACCGGCGTCCTGATCGCCCCGAACTTCTCCATCGGCGCTGTTCTGACGATGAAGTTCGCCCAGATCGCCGCTCCGTACTTCGAGTCCGTCGAGGTCGTCGAGCTGCACCACCCCAACAAGGTCGACGCCCCCAGCGGCACCGCCACCCGTACCGCCCAGCTGATCGCCGCGGCCCGCGCCGAGGCCGGCCTCGGCGCCCAGCCGGACGCCACGGCGACCGCCCTGGACGGGGCGCGTGGCGCCGACGTCGACGGTGTGCCGGTGCACGCCGTACGCCTGCGGGGCCTGCTGGCCCACCAGGAGGTGCTGCTCGGCGGTGAGGGTGAGACTCTGACCGTCCGTCACGACTCGTTGCACCACTCCAGCTTCATGCCGGGCATCCTCCTGGGCGCCCGCCGCGTGGTCACCACTCCCGGCCTCACCTTCGGCCTGGAGCACTTCCTGGACCTGGGCTGA